A genomic stretch from Desulfolutivibrio sulfodismutans DSM 3696 includes:
- a CDS encoding C39 family peptidase has product MSLGLLLLFLGCGPYAAMAEVTAPAPSSMETIQSGKYFTLKRLTTPGRPSLDALVISGPPTPPPGYEEQRAPVDLAKAGLKAASMTLTTPAYNWVFGCSAVSGSMIAAYYDRTGYPNIYTGPTGGGVMPLDNSVWGTWSDGYSTYPNLPLAASHNGVDGRAIKGSIDDYWVQYGSSASDPYITGGWTQHTWSDAIGDYMKTSQSAYSNTDGSTTFYTWVSSATPLTCADMESYSIDTVDGTYGRKLFYEARGYTITDCYNQKTDNTITGGFSFAQYKAEIDAGNPVMINVEGHTMVGVGYDDTGNTVYLHDTWDYNTHAMAWGDSYSGMTMLSVSIVNLTAAPPSPQGQPWELLLMGDEE; this is encoded by the coding sequence ATGAGCCTGGGTCTTTTGCTCCTCTTCCTGGGATGCGGACCATATGCCGCCATGGCCGAGGTCACGGCCCCGGCCCCGTCGAGCATGGAGACCATCCAGTCCGGCAAGTACTTCACCCTCAAAAGGCTGACCACCCCCGGCAGGCCCTCCCTTGACGCACTCGTCATCTCGGGGCCTCCGACGCCGCCCCCGGGATACGAAGAGCAACGGGCCCCCGTGGACCTGGCCAAGGCCGGACTCAAGGCCGCCTCCATGACCCTGACTACCCCGGCCTACAACTGGGTCTTCGGCTGTTCCGCGGTCTCGGGGTCCATGATCGCCGCCTACTACGACCGAACCGGCTATCCCAACATCTATACCGGCCCCACCGGCGGCGGCGTCATGCCGCTTGACAACAGCGTCTGGGGGACATGGTCGGACGGCTACAGCACGTACCCCAACCTGCCCCTGGCCGCCTCGCACAACGGCGTGGACGGCCGGGCCATCAAGGGATCCATCGACGACTATTGGGTTCAGTATGGCAGTTCGGCCTCCGATCCGTACATCACCGGCGGCTGGACCCAGCACACCTGGAGCGACGCCATCGGCGACTACATGAAGACCAGCCAGTCGGCCTACAGCAACACCGACGGTTCGACAACTTTCTACACCTGGGTCAGTTCCGCGACTCCCCTGACCTGTGCCGACATGGAAAGTTATAGCATTGACACCGTTGACGGCACCTACGGCCGCAAGCTTTTCTATGAGGCCAGGGGCTATACGATCACCGACTGCTACAACCAGAAGACGGACAACACCATCACCGGTGGTTTTTCCTTCGCCCAGTACAAGGCCGAGATCGACGCCGGAAACCCGGTCATGATCAACGTCGAGGGGCATACCATGGTCGGCGTGGGCTATGACGACACGGGCAACACGGTCTACCTCCACGACACCTGGGACTACAATACGCATGCCATGGCCTGGGGCGACAGCTATTCCGGCATGACCATGCTGTCCGTGAGCATCGTCAACCTGACGGCCGCGCCTCCCTCCCCGCAGGGACAGCCCTGGGAACTGCTGCTCATGGGTGATGAAGAATAG
- a CDS encoding C39 family peptidase has translation MMIRPGSFSAALLATALSACFLLCATNPALAQDAAPGLDQAVSETLETGKYFTARRLTVPGKAPIVETIISGPPTPPPGYEDERTPVDLAKANARSTVKTLIVPAYNWVFGCSSVSGAMIAAYYDRNGYPNMYTGPTGGGVMPLDNSVWGTWSDGYVSYPNLPLAASHNGVDGRTTRGSIDDYWIKYDSAASDPYITGGWGQHAWGTAIGDYMKTSQSAYTLSDGSTCFYKSGSASPLTCAQMESWGIQTRDGTYGRKLFYEARGYTVTDCYAQDTDNSKVGGFSFAQYKAEIDAGRPVMINITGHTMVGVGYDDATQTIYINNTWSHTTHSMPWGGSYSGMEMYAVSIVNLAPVTGASKAQPWQFLLLGEE, from the coding sequence ATGATGATACGCCCCGGATCGTTCTCAGCCGCGCTTCTGGCGACGGCCTTGTCGGCCTGCTTCCTGCTTTGCGCCACCAACCCCGCCCTGGCCCAAGACGCCGCGCCCGGCCTGGACCAGGCGGTTTCGGAGACCCTTGAAACCGGAAAATATTTCACCGCCCGAAGGCTGACCGTCCCCGGGAAGGCCCCGATCGTTGAAACGATCATAAGCGGCCCGCCCACGCCGCCCCCGGGCTACGAGGACGAGCGCACCCCCGTGGACCTAGCCAAGGCCAACGCCAGGTCCACGGTCAAGACCCTCATCGTGCCTGCCTACAACTGGGTCTTCGGCTGCTCCTCGGTCTCCGGGGCCATGATCGCGGCCTATTACGACCGAAACGGCTATCCCAACATGTACACCGGCCCCACCGGCGGCGGCGTCATGCCGCTCGACAACAGCGTCTGGGGAACCTGGTCGGACGGCTACGTCTCGTATCCCAACCTGCCCCTGGCCGCCTCGCACAACGGCGTGGACGGCCGGACCACCAGGGGGTCCATCGACGACTACTGGATCAAGTACGACAGCGCCGCCTCGGACCCCTACATCACCGGAGGCTGGGGCCAGCATGCCTGGGGCACGGCCATCGGCGACTACATGAAGACCAGCCAATCGGCCTACACCCTCTCCGACGGCTCGACGTGCTTCTACAAATCCGGTTCGGCGTCACCCCTGACCTGCGCCCAGATGGAATCCTGGGGCATCCAAACCCGCGACGGCACCTACGGACGCAAGCTTTTTTATGAGGCCAGGGGATACACCGTCACGGATTGCTATGCCCAGGACACGGACAACTCCAAAGTCGGAGGATTCTCCTTCGCCCAGTACAAGGCGGAGATCGACGCCGGACGTCCGGTCATGATCAACATCACCGGGCACACCATGGTCGGCGTTGGCTACGACGACGCCACGCAGACGATTTACATCAACAACACCTGGAGCCACACCACACACAGCATGCCCTGGGGCGGCAGTTATTCAGGGATGGAAATGTACGCCGTGAGCATCGTCAATCTGGCCCCGGTCACGGGGGCTTCGAAAGCCCAACCCTGGCAATTCTTGCTTTTAGGCGAGGAATAA
- a CDS encoding sensor domain-containing diguanylate cyclase, whose translation MSMSTAPASRRLSRQILMKVLVLGTIIVGSATIICYFLVYNISSEKTFAYLRQYMLERRQQENRAFLDAYAHLEFFRDEFLKLYLSDIEFSDDEFWNMYEVDKDGATRMKKEFFDVGFDPRLGRTWGVTSFIGNNQSVASRDFKRRLLLSYILVNRYGPAWLPTGILHVTYPENALVIFSPDDPWGLQARPDLPMNELGTIKATLQSENPQRTPVWTGLYYDETVGKWTITFEMPVDDQGRHLINPSLDVSLESIMNRLDSGLPEGAYNLILSKNGYLIAHPGDLRNELKLKGQLSLDKIGDPGLTRMHQEITAHAGLSTQDVSIIEDAGGGNYLFVAPLTGPEWWFVMVLPKALIAREAHQTSQIVLFLGFSLFVLYYFAVHLIIRGQVKLPLRRLQNAVSLVARGEYERVIATPQLLPLEQKNEIGQLAGLFLDMCREVNGVHENLQHIVESRTRELETANAKLRDLSLLDGLTGIHNRRAFDRDIPRVFAQAANGLASFSLMLADIDFFKNYNDRYGHTAGDVALRRISDVIAANIRDCDRVYRYGGEELAVIFNDADEKTAIQVSERLIAAVRASGLPHASSQHGGVTISAGLAAYSPRFASVTDMIDAADASLYAAKSSGRNCLRVSNAS comes from the coding sequence ATGAGCATGTCCACAGCGCCAGCCTCCCGGCGTCTCAGCCGACAGATCCTCATGAAAGTCCTTGTCCTTGGAACGATCATCGTGGGCAGCGCCACCATCATCTGCTATTTTCTCGTCTACAACATAAGCAGTGAGAAGACCTTCGCCTATCTGCGACAGTACATGCTCGAACGGAGGCAGCAGGAAAATCGGGCGTTCCTTGACGCCTATGCCCATCTGGAGTTTTTTCGCGACGAATTCCTGAAGCTTTACCTGTCCGACATCGAATTTTCCGATGACGAATTCTGGAATATGTACGAGGTGGACAAGGACGGCGCAACGCGCATGAAGAAGGAATTCTTCGATGTCGGGTTTGATCCGCGCCTGGGCCGGACATGGGGCGTAACCAGCTTCATCGGCAACAACCAATCCGTGGCGTCGCGGGACTTCAAACGGAGGCTGCTGCTCTCCTACATCCTGGTCAATCGCTACGGACCGGCCTGGCTCCCCACCGGCATCCTGCATGTCACCTACCCGGAAAACGCCCTGGTGATCTTTTCGCCCGACGACCCCTGGGGCCTGCAGGCCAGGCCTGATCTGCCCATGAACGAGCTGGGGACCATCAAGGCTACCCTGCAATCCGAAAACCCGCAGCGCACACCCGTCTGGACCGGACTGTACTACGACGAGACCGTCGGGAAATGGACCATCACCTTCGAGATGCCCGTGGATGACCAGGGACGCCACCTGATCAACCCCAGCCTCGACGTCAGTCTGGAATCGATCATGAACCGCCTCGACTCCGGCCTTCCCGAAGGCGCCTACAACCTCATCCTCAGCAAAAACGGCTACCTGATTGCGCATCCGGGTGATCTGCGCAACGAACTCAAGCTCAAGGGGCAACTCTCGCTGGACAAAATCGGCGACCCCGGCCTCACGCGCATGCATCAGGAAATCACGGCCCACGCCGGATTATCCACCCAGGATGTCAGCATCATCGAGGACGCCGGGGGCGGCAATTATCTCTTCGTCGCGCCGCTTACCGGCCCGGAGTGGTGGTTCGTCATGGTGCTGCCCAAGGCGCTCATCGCCAGGGAGGCCCACCAGACGTCGCAGATCGTGCTCTTTCTGGGTTTCTCGCTCTTCGTTCTCTATTATTTCGCCGTGCACCTCATCATTCGCGGACAGGTCAAACTCCCTCTGCGGCGGTTGCAAAACGCCGTTTCCCTGGTGGCCAGGGGAGAATACGAGAGGGTCATCGCGACTCCCCAGTTGCTTCCCCTGGAACAAAAAAACGAGATCGGGCAACTGGCCGGGCTCTTCCTGGACATGTGCCGGGAGGTAAACGGGGTGCATGAGAACCTCCAACATATCGTGGAAAGCCGGACCCGGGAACTCGAAACCGCCAACGCCAAGCTACGGGATTTAAGCCTGCTGGACGGACTGACCGGCATTCACAACCGGCGCGCCTTCGACAGGGATATTCCACGGGTGTTTGCCCAGGCCGCAAACGGCCTGGCCTCTTTTTCCCTGATGCTGGCCGATATCGATTTTTTCAAGAACTACAACGACAGGTATGGACACACGGCAGGCGATGTGGCCCTACGCCGGATATCGGATGTCATCGCGGCCAATATCCGGGATTGCGACCGGGTTTACCGCTACGGCGGCGAGGAGCTCGCCGTGATTTTCAACGACGCCGACGAAAAAACGGCCATCCAGGTCAGCGAGCGCCTCATCGCGGCGGTCCGGGCCTCCGGTCTGCCCCATGCGAGCAGCCAGCACGGCGGCGTCACCATCAGCGCCGGGCTGGCGGCGTACAGTCCCCGCTTCGCCTCCGTCACGGACATGATCGACGCGGCGGACGCCAGCCTGTACGCGGCGAAATCCAGCGGCCGCAACTGCCTGCGCGTCAGCAACGCCTCCTGA
- a CDS encoding ABC transporter ATP-binding protein: MGATILELRGVSAHYGRIQSLRQVSLRVDEGEIVSIIGANGAGKSTTLMTICGIVRASEGDILYQGASIRDVASDRLPGMGLCQVPEGRRIFPRLSVSENLEMGAFFRRDAGGVKQDMNLAFRLFPVLYERRTQKGGTLSGGEQQMLAIARALMSRPKMLLLDEPSLGLSPLFSQHIFKIIKDINEQQGTTILLVEQNANIALSLADRGYVLETGRVVMEDKAAALRANPEIKKAYLGG, translated from the coding sequence GTGGGCGCGACGATTTTGGAACTCCGGGGCGTATCCGCCCATTACGGCCGCATCCAGTCCCTGCGCCAGGTCAGCCTGCGGGTGGACGAAGGCGAGATTGTCAGCATCATCGGGGCCAACGGCGCGGGCAAGTCCACAACGCTCATGACCATCTGCGGCATCGTCAGGGCCTCGGAAGGCGACATTCTGTACCAGGGGGCGTCCATCCGCGACGTGGCTTCCGACCGGCTGCCGGGCATGGGGCTGTGCCAGGTGCCCGAGGGACGGCGCATCTTCCCCCGCCTGTCCGTGTCCGAAAACCTGGAGATGGGGGCCTTTTTCCGGCGCGACGCCGGGGGCGTCAAACAGGACATGAATCTGGCCTTCCGGCTTTTTCCGGTGCTCTACGAACGCCGCACCCAGAAGGGCGGCACCCTGTCCGGCGGCGAGCAGCAGATGCTGGCCATCGCCCGGGCGCTCATGAGCCGCCCCAAAATGCTGCTTCTGGACGAGCCGTCGCTTGGCCTGTCGCCGCTTTTCTCCCAGCATATCTTCAAAATCATCAAAGATATCAACGAACAGCAGGGCACGACCATCCTTTTGGTCGAGCAAAACGCCAACATCGCCTTGTCCCTGGCCGACCGGGGCTACGTCCTGGAGACGGGCCGGGTGGTCATGGAGGACAAGGCGGCGGCCCTGCGCGCCAACCCCGAGATCAAAAAGGCCTATCTGGGCGGATAG
- the livM gene encoding high-affinity branched-chain amino acid ABC transporter permease LivM, with amino-acid sequence MTRGSRVWMLFALAMGWLFLLLWPLLGIHPDGALTFAEAFAVWWKIALAALCCFVVFRLSRLGVFDAVTRPLARLTRGVGRVYSSSPKWMFLVPLMAFALAYPFFTDRYAQDVAVNVLVYICLGLGLNVVVGLCGLLDLGYIAFYGVGAYTYALLSLHYGLSFWLCLPICAAFAAVAGCLIGYPTLRMRGDYLAIVTLGFGEIVRIVINNWMTLTNGPNGILGIPPPSLVVPVISDGGLVLETVVMRQLSYMYYIILALAVFTVVAVRRLNFSRIGRAWEAIREDETAAELMGVNTFRFKLLAYAMGAVFGGLAGAFFAARMRFVSPESFTFIESAMVLAMVVLGGLGSIPGVILGALALVALPEVFRQFELYRMLVFGGVMAVMMLVRPEGLWPAARMGKRSDDEG; translated from the coding sequence ATGACACGCGGGTCTAGGGTCTGGATGCTTTTCGCCCTGGCCATGGGGTGGTTGTTTCTCCTTCTCTGGCCGCTTCTGGGGATCCATCCCGACGGCGCCCTGACCTTTGCCGAGGCTTTTGCCGTGTGGTGGAAGATCGCCCTGGCGGCCCTTTGTTGTTTCGTTGTGTTCCGCCTGTCCCGGCTCGGGGTTTTCGATGCCGTGACAAGGCCCCTGGCCCGGCTGACCCGGGGCGTGGGCCGGGTGTACAGCTCCTCGCCCAAGTGGATGTTCCTGGTTCCCCTTATGGCCTTCGCCCTGGCCTATCCCTTTTTCACCGACCGCTACGCCCAGGACGTGGCCGTCAACGTGCTGGTCTACATCTGTCTGGGCCTGGGGCTTAACGTGGTGGTGGGCCTGTGCGGCCTGCTGGACCTGGGCTACATCGCCTTTTACGGGGTGGGGGCCTACACCTATGCCCTGCTCTCCCTGCACTACGGCCTGTCGTTTTGGCTGTGTCTGCCCATCTGCGCCGCCTTTGCGGCCGTGGCCGGGTGCCTCATCGGCTACCCGACGCTTCGCATGCGCGGCGACTATCTGGCCATCGTCACCCTGGGGTTCGGGGAGATCGTGCGCATCGTCATCAACAACTGGATGACGCTGACCAACGGCCCCAACGGCATCCTGGGCATCCCCCCGCCAAGCCTTGTCGTGCCGGTCATCAGCGACGGCGGGCTGGTCCTGGAGACCGTGGTCATGCGCCAGCTTTCGTACATGTACTACATCATCCTGGCCCTGGCGGTGTTCACGGTGGTGGCTGTGCGGCGGCTCAACTTTTCACGCATCGGCCGGGCCTGGGAGGCCATCCGCGAGGATGAGACCGCAGCCGAGCTCATGGGCGTGAACACCTTCCGCTTCAAGCTTCTGGCCTACGCCATGGGCGCGGTGTTCGGCGGGCTGGCCGGGGCCTTTTTCGCGGCCCGGATGCGCTTCGTCAGTCCCGAGAGCTTCACCTTCATCGAGTCGGCCATGGTCCTGGCCATGGTGGTCCTGGGGGGCTTGGGGTCCATTCCCGGGGTGATCCTGGGGGCCCTGGCCCTGGTGGCCTTGCCCGAGGTCTTTCGGCAGTTTGAGCTGTACCGCATGCTGGTCTTCGGCGGGGTGATGGCGGTCATGATGCTGGTGCGCCCCGAGGGGCTGTGGCCTGCGGCCCGCATGGGCAAACGTTCCGACGACGAGGGGTAA
- a CDS encoding branched-chain amino acid ABC transporter permease, whose protein sequence is MDYFLQQMINGLTLGGVYALVALGYTMVYGIIQLINFAHGEIFAAGGYLGVIFLSFLTANGFMETHPGLGVGLSLVLSMGYCAMLAMAVEKVAYKPLRQSSRLSVLLSALGMSIFLQNGLMLTQGVYDKAYPTEFTHGGFDFGAIRVSYMQIGILAVTALLLVALNTLVFKTRMGKAMRATAQDKVMSALVGISANKVISMTFAIGACLAAAAGIMVGLYYGSVRYDMGFVPGIKAFAAAVLGGIGNITGAMVGGLIIGMVEIMAAAYLPMGGQYKDVFAFVILIAVLYFMPTGIMGENVDDTRV, encoded by the coding sequence ATGGATTATTTTCTGCAGCAGATGATCAACGGCCTGACGCTGGGCGGGGTCTACGCCCTGGTGGCCCTGGGCTACACCATGGTCTACGGCATCATCCAGCTCATCAATTTCGCCCACGGCGAGATATTTGCCGCCGGGGGCTACCTGGGCGTCATCTTTTTAAGCTTTTTGACGGCCAACGGGTTCATGGAGACCCATCCGGGGCTGGGCGTCGGCCTGTCCCTGGTCCTGTCCATGGGCTACTGCGCCATGCTGGCCATGGCCGTGGAAAAGGTGGCCTACAAGCCGCTTCGCCAGTCCTCGCGGTTGTCGGTGCTGCTTTCGGCCCTGGGCATGTCGATCTTCCTGCAAAACGGCCTCATGCTCACCCAGGGCGTCTACGACAAGGCCTATCCTACGGAGTTCACCCACGGCGGCTTCGACTTCGGGGCCATCCGCGTAAGCTACATGCAGATCGGCATCCTGGCCGTGACCGCGCTTTTACTCGTGGCCTTAAACACCCTGGTGTTCAAGACGCGCATGGGCAAGGCCATGCGGGCCACGGCCCAGGACAAGGTCATGAGCGCCCTGGTGGGCATCAGCGCCAACAAGGTCATCAGCATGACGTTTGCCATCGGGGCCTGCCTGGCCGCCGCGGCCGGGATCATGGTCGGCCTGTACTACGGCTCGGTGCGCTACGACATGGGCTTCGTGCCGGGCATCAAGGCCTTCGCTGCCGCCGTCTTGGGGGGCATCGGCAACATCACCGGGGCCATGGTCGGCGGCCTGATCATCGGCATGGTGGAGATCATGGCCGCCGCCTATCTGCCCATGGGCGGCCAGTACAAGGACGTCTTCGCCTTCGTCATCCTGATCGCGGTCTTGTATTTCATGCCCACGGGCATCATGGGGGAGAACGTCGATGACACGCGGGTCTAG
- a CDS encoding branched-chain amino acid ABC transporter substrate-binding protein gives MKGFSRIIVLTLALCLAMGAAAQAATLKIGSQSPLTGSYAADGNDIANGTRAAIDAIQKEGGIPGFEKIELFAEDDACDPRQAVAAANKLLNEKVVGVVGSYCSSSTIPASEVLDEGKILMLTPASTSEKVTERGLPYMFRVCGRDDDQSVAAMKFMTDELKAKTVFIVDDKTTYSQGLADNVEKLAKEKGIKVIEHDHVNQGDKDFSAVLTKVKDAKPDVFYMSLQNSSSGALMLIQAKRMGIEAAIIGQDAVYHPQLMEIAKDAAEGVYLTFGFIDEETPAYKKFQAAYEKYGKPGAYSAYAYDSAYSLLSGIKAAGSTDPDKIKAAIMKIDADGASKHIKFAANGDSGSNYIIRVVKDGQFKNYWDPQTGKKY, from the coding sequence ATGAAAGGATTTTCCCGCATCATCGTGTTGACCCTGGCCCTGTGCCTGGCCATGGGCGCGGCGGCCCAGGCGGCCACGCTGAAAATCGGCAGCCAGAGCCCGCTCACCGGCTCCTACGCCGCTGACGGCAACGACATCGCCAACGGAACCCGCGCGGCCATCGACGCCATCCAGAAGGAAGGCGGCATCCCGGGCTTCGAGAAAATCGAGCTGTTCGCCGAGGACGACGCCTGCGACCCGCGCCAGGCCGTGGCCGCCGCCAACAAGCTCTTAAACGAGAAGGTCGTGGGCGTGGTCGGCTCCTACTGCTCCAGCTCCACCATCCCGGCCTCGGAAGTCCTGGACGAAGGCAAGATCCTGATGCTCACCCCGGCCTCCACCTCCGAGAAGGTCACCGAGCGCGGCCTGCCTTACATGTTCCGCGTCTGCGGCCGTGACGACGACCAGTCCGTGGCGGCCATGAAGTTCATGACCGACGAACTCAAGGCCAAGACGGTCTTTATCGTGGACGACAAGACCACCTATTCCCAGGGCCTGGCCGACAACGTGGAAAAACTGGCCAAGGAAAAGGGCATCAAGGTCATCGAGCATGACCATGTGAACCAGGGCGACAAGGACTTCTCGGCCGTTTTGACCAAGGTCAAAGACGCCAAGCCCGACGTCTTCTACATGAGCCTGCAGAATTCCTCCTCCGGCGCGCTCATGCTCATCCAGGCCAAGCGCATGGGCATCGAGGCCGCCATCATCGGCCAGGACGCCGTGTACCATCCGCAGCTCATGGAGATCGCCAAGGACGCCGCCGAGGGCGTGTACCTGACCTTCGGGTTCATCGACGAAGAGACCCCGGCCTACAAGAAGTTCCAGGCCGCCTACGAGAAGTACGGCAAGCCCGGGGCCTATTCGGCCTACGCCTATGATTCGGCCTATTCCCTGTTGTCGGGCATCAAGGCCGCCGGTTCCACGGACCCGGACAAGATCAAGGCCGCGATCATGAAGATCGACGCCGACGGCGCCTCCAAGCACATCAAGTTTGCGGCCAACGGCGACTCCGGCTCCAACTACATCATCCGCGTGGTCAAAGACGGCCAGTTCAAGAACTACTGGGATCCCCAGACCGGCAAAAAGTACTAG
- a CDS encoding ABC transporter ATP-binding protein — protein sequence MAHLSLQDVSVHFGGLQALTEVSFDLAPGEILSLIGPNGAGKTTIFNAITGVYRLSGGAVLYDGVPLAGLRPHRIIERGIARTFQNIRLFTAMTALENVMVARHCRTKSTVVGAVLRLPSQRREERAVRDRAMAALRFAGLEAFADVAAKNLPYGLQRRLEIARALGSDPKTILLDEPAAGLNPSESRELMDTIGRIAESGINVLLVEHDMSVVMNLSDRVVVLDHGVLISQGRPEEVRRDPAVITAYLGAEAAV from the coding sequence ATGGCACATTTGTCGCTGCAAGACGTAAGCGTGCATTTCGGGGGCCTCCAGGCCCTGACGGAAGTCAGCTTCGACCTCGCCCCGGGTGAGATATTAAGCCTCATCGGTCCCAACGGGGCCGGGAAGACCACTATTTTCAACGCCATCACCGGTGTTTACCGTCTCTCCGGAGGGGCCGTGCTGTACGACGGCGTCCCCCTGGCGGGCCTGCGTCCGCATCGCATCATCGAGCGCGGCATCGCCCGCACCTTCCAGAATATCCGGCTGTTTACGGCCATGACCGCCCTGGAAAACGTCATGGTGGCCCGCCACTGCCGCACGAAAAGCACGGTGGTGGGGGCGGTTTTGCGGCTGCCCTCCCAGCGGCGCGAGGAGCGCGCGGTGCGCGACCGGGCCATGGCCGCCCTTCGGTTTGCGGGGCTTGAGGCCTTTGCCGACGTGGCCGCCAAGAACCTGCCCTACGGCCTGCAACGCCGCCTGGAGATCGCCCGGGCCCTGGGGTCGGACCCGAAAACCATCCTGCTCGACGAGCCCGCCGCGGGCTTAAATCCCTCCGAGAGCCGGGAGCTCATGGACACCATCGGCCGTATCGCCGAATCGGGAATCAACGTGCTTCTGGTGGAACACGACATGAGCGTGGTCATGAACTTAAGCGACCGGGTGGTGGTCCTGGACCACGGCGTGCTCATCAGCCAGGGCCGTCCCGAGGAGGTCCGGCGCGACCCGGCGGTCATTACGGCCTATCTGGGCGCCGAGGCTGCGGTCTGA
- a CDS encoding nodulation protein NodZ, with translation MEKYLIVKGSGGLSNRIQAALAGIGYCLLTGRTLCVDWRDGLYSNAFENVFPLYFTVPGLRTVDAPPPVSPQTTIFPEFWRDRLAEPVAVEYLFDNDHLSRAVRAETCLDFTKTDYGQDILVGWAPDLEPALALAPLLARGVPGFSGRKPMEACRDLLRGYLRPVPELARAVEDFAAARFSASGMIGAHIRHTDLKAPLDAFVRVIRETMEKTGHGLFLTTDNRQVQTTFCRLFPGTVHTEKFFPEPGEPLHAFYEGQDNARKGFEALVDMYLLGRCRHIVHYAPSSFARVPILLSGLPPERVTAIGG, from the coding sequence TTGGAAAAATACCTGATCGTCAAGGGCTCGGGGGGCTTAAGCAACCGCATCCAGGCCGCCCTGGCCGGGATCGGCTACTGCCTGCTTACGGGCCGGACCCTGTGCGTGGACTGGCGCGACGGGCTGTACTCCAACGCCTTCGAGAACGTCTTTCCCCTGTATTTCACGGTCCCGGGGCTGCGTACCGTGGACGCGCCGCCGCCGGTTTCGCCCCAGACCACCATCTTTCCGGAATTTTGGCGCGACCGGCTGGCCGAGCCCGTGGCCGTGGAATACCTTTTTGACAACGACCACTTAAGCCGCGCCGTACGGGCCGAAACATGCCTCGACTTTACAAAGACGGACTACGGCCAGGACATCCTGGTGGGCTGGGCCCCGGACCTGGAACCGGCCCTGGCCCTGGCGCCGCTTCTGGCACGGGGCGTGCCGGGGTTTTCCGGGCGAAAGCCCATGGAGGCCTGCCGGGATCTTTTGCGCGGCTACCTGCGCCCCGTGCCGGAACTGGCCCGGGCCGTGGAGGATTTCGCCGCGGCCCGGTTTTCTGCCTCGGGGATGATCGGGGCCCACATCCGGCACACGGACCTGAAGGCCCCCCTGGACGCCTTCGTCCGGGTCATCCGGGAGACCATGGAGAAAACCGGGCACGGCCTGTTTTTGACCACGGACAACCGTCAGGTGCAGACCACGTTTTGCCGCCTGTTCCCGGGGACCGTGCATACCGAGAAGTTTTTCCCCGAACCGGGCGAGCCCCTGCATGCCTTCTACGAAGGCCAGGACAACGCCCGCAAGGGCTTTGAGGCCCTGGTGGACATGTATCTTCTGGGGCGCTGCCGCCACATCGTGCATTACGCCCCGAGTTCCTTCGCCCGGGTGCCCATCCTGTTGTCCGGGCTGCCTCCGGAGCGGGTCACGGCGATTGGGGGGTAG